From Canis lupus baileyi chromosome 16, mCanLup2.hap1, whole genome shotgun sequence:
GAAGAGCTAGGGTATGAGGCAGAGAGGAAATGGACACCCAGATCATGCTGTACTTTTCTTTACCTTTGAGAAGGTgattttctttcaattatttttgaaaggCATCAAGACCGTGATTCTTATGTCCATTTCATGGATGAGGGAACAAGAAAATTGAAGAGGGCAGAAGGCCTTGCTTCCTTCCGATGCAGACCTCTCCATAGGGTTCTTGGGTGTCCTGGCCAAGTGGCATCCAGTCTTCCCCAGGGTGAGAGAGCAAGACAGAAGCCACGCTGTCGTCATTACCCAGCCTGGAAAGTCACACTGTCATATCCACAATATCCTATTGTCACCCGGGTCGGCCTCACTTCACGAGGGAGGGCAGTACGAACACGAATACTGGGAGCCAGGGATCACTGGGAGCTTTCCTATCCCAGTACAGAAGAGCTAGTTCTTTTTTCTTGCAAGCTAATAAAATCCTATTACGTTCAGGTAGTAGGGTGAGCTTCCCTGAAACTGGGGAAGATGGGCCCAGTCCCAGAAGAGGAACTGCAATAGGTTCACGTCAATCACAGCAGAGCTAAGGTTGAGGTTTCTGTTGAGCCTCCAAGATGCTGTGGAAGCAGCAAACCAAAAAAGGAACAAGACTCTATGCAGACTTATGGAAGCAGTATCCAAAAGCTGTCACTTGACTCTCAGGTCTCTCTCTCACTAGAGTACGTCAAGAGTTAGGTTGTTGCAGGGCAGGAGAGGACTTAGAATTGTAGCTGTGCTGTGCCTCTCATGACAGGCCAAATGATGGCCCCAGAGACAGCTGCGTCCTAATGCCCAGAACCCATAAATGGCACCTTatgtggcaaaagggactttgcagatgtggttaAGGATCTCGAGATGGGGAGATACTCCAGATTGTCCAGGTGGACCTTAAATGTAATCacaggtgtggggcagagggtGGTCTGAGCACAGATTAGGAGATGTGACAGCTGAAGCAGACTGAGTGCGCCACGAGCCAGGCACCCTGCAGCCTCTAGAAGTTGGAAGAAACAAGGAGCAGATTCTCCCGTGGAGTCTCCAGAAAGAGTCAGCCCTGCCAATACCTCGATTTTATTCCTGTGAAgttcatttcagacttctgacctttAGAACTGCAAAAGAAtaactgttgttttaagccactgcatttggtggtactttgttacagcagcaacaggaaactaATGCCTGTCaccatctctctcctctcccaccaaACAAGGGGAGAAGCGGAGAGAGGCACAGGACCTATCATAGAACTAGACGTTTATCCCCAATCACTAGGGAGACTCAGTGACCTGAAGTCTGACTCCGGAGTGGGACATCGAAAATGCAAACTGTAGGCTGGCTAGCTGCTCCATAGTGGGGACTAAAGAGAGGGCTGCACTGGAATCAGGAAGCAGTCTTCTCATAGGTGGAACAGAGGATGGGTGAGTGCTCCTGTGTGCCACTCGGCCAGGGACAGGGTCAGTAGAGGGGAAGACCTCAGTAGAGGGGGAGCTGGCAGTGGACCAGTGGATTCCTAGGTGTGCAGGGCGGGGGGATGAGTGACCCCCAGAATCCAGTTTATCCTCCTAGATCCAAGGGACTGCCTGGATTGGGGCAGGAAAGGCAAACACCAGTGGTTGGTCagtggagaaggaaggagaggcagagcaagagggaggaagGACCCGACCATGTCTTCCACCTGTCACCCCATCACATTGTTGCTACCAGTCATGGAAGGCCCCAACCTTCCATGGAGATGTAACATTGTATCAACTTTCAGTGACTACAGTGACTGCTTTTCCATGGCCTGGGAGTTCTCTGAACAAGTCATAAGACCTGTCTGAACTGTCCTTAAGGGACAAGGGAAAGAAGCTTTCTTCCCCTTGAGCAGGTTTAAGGGGACTAttggaggccaaaaaaaaaaaaaaaaaaaaaaaaaaaagttgttttataGCTATACTCCAAGAGTCCTACAGGTACCAATTACAGCCAAGCTAGGTCAATCTTAGccatcctatttcttttcttaaatgattGGTTTAGGATGGGTGTGTATCTTGTGTCTATCCAGTGAGTCTCAAAGAGAAGTCTGCTGGAGGGCTTCTAAGAAGTCCCTGGACTGTGGAGACTTTCTGCTTTGGTCATGGTTGCACCAGGACACGATGCTTGGAGCTGCAGCAGCTATTTTGCAAccaagaagaaagacaaagaaggcagaagggaaaTATGAAGAGATGCCTGGGTCCCTAACAACCTCTTCAAGCTGAACCAATCCTGGAGCCTCCAACCTCAGACTTCTTAAGTGAACTAATACATTTTATAAGGTTTCAGCCATTATTATTGGGCCACTCTCATATTCCAGCAATTAAATATATCCTAACTGACATGATGTTTAAAGAGTAAGAGGCCCCATTCATTTTATATGAAGTCTTGTTATATATACTCCCACTTGGGAGCCCTTATATACCATGATATCAGGTATTTCTTCTTGTAACTTAACTATTGCTCAACTAAAATGAATACAGCATCTCTGTATTATACCTGGTTATTACAAGTTAATGAGCTGTATGCACtattaatttacaaattaaaatctaaaaaagtacaaaaattatagctttaggggcacccgggtggctcagtcagttaagcatctgactcttgatctcagatcaagtcttgatctcagggttgtgagttcaagccccatgttgggttccaggCTCAGAATggaggctactttaaaaaaaaaaaagataacttttgaCACTTgatctcattttgttctctagaTTTCTGTGAATGGTAGAAAATAATGCTTGTATAGCCAATAAAATGTAACTCATTCTCTTCTGGTTTTAAGCAGTTTCTTTTGAATACAAATCCAATCACGTCTGAATTCATGCTTATTATCAGTAAAATTTCTCTCCTTTCAAGGAGTCTTCCAAAGTGGCATCTGAGAGCAGGAGGCATGTTCCTGGTGTGGTAGGATTACCTGTTCTCGTGCTTTCACTGCAGACAGTGTTTACTACTTTGTGATCAATTTCCAATGTGGTTTCATGCTGGTATTGTTTGTTAAGAcaacccaacttttttttttttttaagattctatttatttattcatgagaaacagagagggagagagagaggcagagacacaggcagagggagaagcaggctccatgcagggagcccaatgtgggactcgatcccaggactccaggatcatgccctgagccgaaggcaggtgctaaactgctgagccacccagggatccccaacaaccCAACTTTTAATGAAGGTCCACAAAACCCAAAATATCCCTGAAAAGagtgaatggaaaaaaaacaaaaaaagaacaaataaacaccCTAAGGATGACAAAGGGCTTTTGGGCAGATCAAAGTGGGAGAGGCACGGTGAGATGAATGACCAGACCAGAGGAATACCCTTTTGTGGTTCTTGGTGGGATCCTCCCTAAAAGCCACAACCCAGGCTCAGTGGTTTGGATGGGACATTAAATCCTAGGTAGTGACTCAAGAGGGTTGTTCACAGTGCCAGTGACCAGGGGTGGCCCCCTGCAGTGGTTTCTTAACTGGATGGTTCTTGTGGTGGACCTTGGCTGTGTCTACAATCACCAGCTTTCTACCATTCCTGTCCACCTGCCAAGTCTTCTGGCCGTTCGGTTGGCTCCCACCatcctttctctttaaattagCCAGAGTGAACTTTAGAATTGCCATCCAGAGCCATAGTGGCTCCAAGCTCTTTGAGTAGATGTAAGGAAAATGGGTTTGTTTGCAGACAGATAATTCTCCATGAGTCTTTTGCATTTCTGCTTGTCAAGTAAATAGAGGCACTGACTTTTCCAGGGTGTTTATATAGGGAAGAACATCCTTGGAGGAAAGTGATTGTGGCTCCTTCTGGAGCAAAGAGCAGGTTTGTTTACTGCCCATTATAAAAGATGTGTGTTCCTAAACTGAGAGCGTCTCTTATAATGCAAATCGCCCCGCCTCCCACCCCACTACACGCAGGCAGGCATTCACAGGCCCCTCTCCCATCCTGATGGCAGCCAGGGGCCAATGGGCAGGCGGTGCTGATGTGgatttgctgctgctgctgctgctgtgccaTGAAGAATCAAGTCCTTTGTTTCTGATCCAGGAGTCTCCTGTTCTTTGGCACACCCATGACACCCCGGCAAGCTAATAAGCTAGCACGCAAGAAGAGTAAAATTTCGGACATGTTACAGTTCTTGACAGGGTGGCTCCCATGTGACCTGGAGATTCCCTGAGAGCTGTTCTGTGCTCCTTGTTCTACACGCACCACCACCCCGGCCTCCACCAACTAGGGGACAcctaagttttttctttttttaatttttatttatttgtgatagtcacagagagagagagagagagaggcagagacacaggcagagggagaagcaggctccatgcaccgggagcccaacatgggatttgatcccgggtctccaggattgcgccctgggccaaaggcaggcaccaaaccgctgcgccacccagggattttttttaattttttttaaatttttatttatttatgatagtcacagagagagagagagaggcagagacacaggcagagggagatagggGACACCTAAGGAAGAGACCCCACTTCCCTCTACCCTCAGACTTGGATGGCAACTGAGTCATTTTTCCCCATGAGATGGAGGCTGTGCGGAGCTGGCTTTGCATCTTCAGAGCCCTGTCTCTGCCAACACATGCCACTGTTAAAGCTGGGGAAATAAGGGATTTTGCTGGGGCTCCATGATTTTATCCTTTCCCCCAGCCCCAGTTCTCTCACACACATCCATGACTTCTGGGAGCGACACCGGCTCTTGCCTGGGCCCTGCTTCCTACTGGACTTAGAGGCATATCCTTGGTGTCTTGGAGCTAAGGCAGTGAGCTGGAAGAGGAATGGGGAGCCCGGGTGAGGAAGGATtgagagaagacagaaaggagGGGGAACATAATGATGCAAGTAAACATCATGCTGGGAAAGCTTTCTGTAGGCCAGATGAAGTCTCAGACTGTGTGACTagctccactttacagatgaagagcaAGGTCAACACAGCTTGCTGAAGGTCTCATAGCTCTTACATTTCTGCGGTAAAGCTGAGAATTGAACCCAGTCTACTGGCAACCAAAGCCACCCCCTCTCTCCCCTTTAATGCCTAGCCAAGAGGAAAGGTAGGGAGACGGTcttggtggctctagaaaaggCAGCTATTCCTGGGTGGAGCCCTAAGGGCAGGTAAAGTTCTAGCCCCACCCCCTGTGATCCAACAGAGGCCTGAGAGATCAAAGTTCTCTGCATTGTGGGACGTGGCTCATTCCAGTCCCTGGTCAGGGGAAAGAGGGCAGCACAGCCTTGAAAGGAATGGATAAGCATGGTGagtggggctggaggcagggtggGGACTGAGGACAGGACCATTGACTTGTGTCAGATGTGGATGCAAACCCGGTGTGGACCAGCTCACCCGTCACCATGGCAGCCTGAGGGCAGAAGTCGGGCCTCTCCTCAGTTACTTGTACAagccctctcctctctttcctgaaTATTCTGGACATCTGCTCATCTTCACCTGCAGCTGTTTGGACCTTTGTCTTCTCCGGCCAGGACCACAGTGGGTCTCCCTCTGTCCTGCGACAGACCATCCTGAGACACAACTCTGAGCACGTCCCTCCATCAGAATGTTCAGTGGCTCCCCACTCCTGAAAGACAAAATCCTAACTCCGTAGCCTGGCACCCAAAGTCCCAACCTTCCCTTCTAACTTCGTTTCCTAGTCCCATTTCTCCCGAAAATTTGCGGCATCCCTTTTCTGGCTGGGCGCTAAGTCTGGCCTTTCACAACCAAGAGGCTCCTTCGTGTGGTTTCCCAATGAAGGGTGCAGTGGACCCTGGATTTTCAGCATCAGCAACATCTTTGAAACAACCTTTTTGGAAAGGTTTCATAAATCTTGGATGAAATTCAGAGGCCCCTTGGTTACGTCCCTCGCCCCTACCTGAGGTGCCTGTGAAGATGAAGCGGCACAATGTATGAAGAGTTTAGCACAGTGACTGCATACCGTTGGTGCCCAGTACAAGTGAGCTGGAACACTAATTTCACCATTCTTTGTCCCCATCCTCTTTAAACGGGATGGGCAGGAAATGATAGGAATTCTCTTGACCTTTCCAGGGCAAACCACATTTGTGTCTTCGCTGCCCTCATCCCTCCTGCTTTTCCTTGGGAGTCTAGCTCTCCAGACGCAGCAGAGAGCAGGACAGACACAAGGTGGTGCCAGGCAGGAGGTGGCCTAGGCGAGGCCAGGTTACTTTGCATGGCAGCCCAGGAACGTCCTGCCTGCCAGAACTCAAGTTTTGAGTTATGGAGTTTGTGCCATCCACGAAGACTCCAGCCGGAGGGACACTGGTGGCTGAAATGCAGCCGGCCATTGAGGTCAAgcctggaaggaagaagagacatCTTTTCCTAATTGGCTCACTCCTAGGGCAGCCTTTTCCTAACCGGTCTGCccatggtggtggtgatggtggttggtgtgtgtgtatgtgagccAGAGGTGGGTTTGCTCATCCGAGGTGCCTGCCACACAGCTGGGCTTCCTTCAGGCAAGACCCACGTTgcagaaaacaaaatgcaaaccTCTCCCTACAAACCCGCTGTTTATTGACAGCCTACACAGAGCTCGGTCCCCCCCTCGAGCCAGTTAGAAGGAAGGTGGTGATGAGCCAGCCTAGGGGCTCCAGCTCCTGTTGCTCCATCTGGTTGGTTGCCCCCCTGGAAGCCCCGGGCTGGGCGCTTGACGTCGCGGCGACCTGCTACCTGCCTCGCAGTCACCCTTGAGGTGGCCACTActttttacagatggggacacgGAGCTTGACAGAAGCGACGTGACTTGCCCCGAATCCTCCTGGAGGAAGAGTAGGAACCTGGGGGAGCGGGGCCCAGCCCCGCAGGCCCTGTCTCACCCCCGGGAAATCCCGCACGCCCTGTAACCCTCGCTTTGGAATCCTGCTAGTCTGGTGCATCCCGCGCACGCTGTCCTTCAGgatgatttttttggggggagggtgtggCCGGGTTGTGGACAGCAGTCGGGGTACCCCGCTTTTCCCCGGGGGCGACGGGCCTGCGCTgacctcctgcccccacctcccgaCCGCCCCGCAGGAGTGAAGACCCCCTTGTGGAAGAAGGAGCCGGCGGAGCCCCCGGCCACCGAAGCGGCGGCGGCCGCAGACGAGGGCtcggaggaagaggaggaggaggaggaggaggaggaagagcagacgGCGGCGCCGGGGCGGCGGGAGCAGAGCGCGGCGGAGGGCGAGGCGCGCGGCCGGGAGGCGGAGGGCGGCGAGGGCCGCGAGCGGGGCTCAGTGTCCTACTGCCCGCTGCGCCAGGAATCCAGCAGCCAGCAGGTGGCGCTGCTGCGGCGCGCGGACAGCGGCTTCTGGGGCTGGCTCGGCCCGTTAGCGCTGCTCGGCGGCCTGGGGGCCCCCGCCGACAGGTGAGGGCGcgccccggggccgggccgggcggcggggagggcggccgCGCGCGGCCCTGAGCGTCCCCGGCCCCGCGCAGGAAGCGGAGCCTCCCGGAGCCGCCGTGCGTGCTGGAGACTCGGCGCCGGCGTCCGCGCGCCGGGGGCTGTGCGCGCTGCGAGATCCTTTTCTGCAAGAAGTGCAGGAACCTGCACAGCCACCCGGCCTACGTGGCGCACTGCATCCTGGAGCACCGCGATCTGCGTGAGGCGCGGGctccggggggcgcggggggcgcggggggcgcgggggccggcgggggcccCTGAGCGCCCCGCCCCGCTGCGAGCCTCTGTGCCCTCCGTCCTCGCCGGCCCAGCCTCCccgccacctcctcctctccccggACGCGGCGCGCCCCCCTGCACCTTCCCCAGAACTGCCCCTTCCCGGACCGCCCTCCCTGCAGCGCCTCCGCCCAGCCCGCGAGCCGGCCGCGGTCGCCGTGGGCGTCGCCGCCTGTCGCCGAGCGCCCGCCCCAGGCTCGGCCCAACATCCCCTGGAGCTGTGTGCTGCCATTAGCGCTTCCAGAGGGCTCCCGTCCCCGCGGCACCCAGTGCCTACCGCCCAGCTGGCTCGAGTCGCCTGGCACAGCCTCACAGTCCTCTGTCGGGTAGTTCAGGTCCTCTGGCCCGGTGGCAGAGGCATCGCCTAGAGAAACTAACCCCTGGGTTCGGTCACCGCCGGGAAACCTACCCCTGCCTCTCCATTCAATAAACCTTGAATCAGAATGTCAGTGTCTCCAGGTGGAAGCCAGGTGGCTCCCAGGTGACCCCTTGAGGGTCCCAGATAAGGACCCTCCTTGCCCATCCCAGGGCTCAGGCCAGAGGGAAAAGAGCTGGCAGAGAgcctcctccctccagctcccCAGGCCAGGGTGGAACAAAGCACTTGCATCAAGGGCAGTCAACGgccgtccccccctcccccgccctgcaCAGAGAAGAAAGTGTAGGCCAGCGCCAGCAATGTCCGTGGGGAGCTGAGGGCTGAGTCTTGCCAgatccttctccccttcccctagaAGCCTGGTCTTGCTGAGGTCAGTGTGTGCGCAAATGAGGCACTGGCAGGTGTGGAGGGGGCGGACAAGGGAACCAGATGCTCAAACGCCCAGACGGCTGAAGCAGAAGACAGAGAGGCTGGGGAGCGGGTTCCTTCTCCAGGAATCCCAGCTATTCTTGGCCAGCCAGCAGCTCCTGGAACGCTGCGTGTGTGGCCTGAAGAATGGGGCCATTGTGAGCACAGGGCCTCCCCCAGCCTGCAGGGACCCCAGCGCTTGCAGTGCCGCTCTGCATTGAGCCCGCCACCCTCGCCTCATCCTCTTCCTACCACCCATGGCTCTCTATCTAGCCTGGGGAGTGAGGGAGGGCAggaacattttgcttttttcaggCCACCTCTCCCCATCACAACTACTCACACATAGTCTGTGGTCTTGGCTTGGACAGAAAAGAGCGCGGTTCTGGCCTCTCCAGCATCCCTACCCCACCTGTTCTCACTGGAAACCATTCCAAGGAAGGCTGATGCCCGCCTCCAGGCCCACCAGCTGGGGGCACCGCTTTATTCCAGCCATCCCATCCCCCAAAGTCGAGCCCAGCAggcctgcatcagtctccctctTGCTCTGGGTCCTGACCCTCCCACCCAAGAGGGGTCCTTGGAAACTCCTTGTACCCAACCCACACAAGCTTCCTGGAGGTGAGGCCTCACATTTGAAGAGACCCAATTCTCCAAGAACTGAGCCAGGAGGTTCTGAGGGGAAGGAGACAGTCTTGCAAAGCAGTCCCAACCTCTCCATCGAGCTTTAGATCCTCTCTGGCCGCCTGAGCTGTCACCTCATAGATAGGAAGTGCATCTTtagcagaagaaacaaaatcgTCCAGGCTTGGGGTCCTTTGAGGAAGAGCCATTGGGGTTTGAGACCCTTTTTGGCTTCTCCTTGGATTGATCCCACAAAGATCAATGTCTTAAGAGCACAGAGACATTCTCCAGGGAACAAATGCAAACTTTCCTGCCTGAGCAGGGAGGCTCAGAAGCTTCCAACACAGATCCTGCCCCTGGGCCAGGGCACACATACTGGCCATGAGGGCACCAACAATTCAGTAAGAGGTGGGGGTGTCTTCAGAACAGGGCACCCTCCGAGTTGGCATGCCAGCAGCCCATCCAAGGCAGCTCTGCAGCCCAGCGGCCCCAGGCGGTCGCCTGCAGTTTGGCCTGGTCAAGGCGCCAGTAGCGGTCATCCCTGAAGAAGATGATGGAACCATCAGGCCGAGGCAGGGCGCCGTTGACCTCCTTGGGGACACCGCCCCAGTCCTGCAGGCCCCGGGGGTAGTAGGGCTCCACCTGCAGTCCATCTCTGGCCAGCACGTAGTAGCGGGCACCCTTGAAGAGAACAAGTCGGCCCAGAGGCGGGAAGAAGAGGGCTGCGTCGGGGTGGCGGGGCAGGCCCCCTGCCCGGCATAGCTGTGGTGAACCCCACACTGGCTTGGGGCCCCGGAACCTCCAGCATCTGCTCCCTGTAGGGCATCGGAAGAGCCAGGGTGAGCTGGTGGCTTTCACCCTTTGGTCCtccgcctcccctcctccctccatacCTCTGCTCCCCCTCATGCTGGAGCCCAAGGTGGTTAGTAGTTGTGATAATCAAAAtggatcagggatccctgggtggcacagcggtttggcacctgcctttggcctagggcgcgatcctggagacccaggatcgaatcccacatcgggctcccggtgcatggagcctgcttctccctctgcctgtgtctctgcctctctctctctctctctctctgtgactatcataaataaataaaaattaaaaaaaaaaacaaaaaaacaaaatggatcaCAGTGCTAATAATTGGTCCTAACCCCCTAAGGAGGGCCTGTTGTGGCCTAGACCTCCAGCAGGTGTCAGTAGGGCAGACCGCCCGCAGGAACCCAGCCCCGGGAGGTGGGAAGCTGGCCCCTTCCCTGAATGGGCAGCGACGACAGCGAAGGCCAGTGGCCATCATTTCTACACATAGTTCTATGAgagcagggatttttgttttgttcactactgTATCCCAACACCTCCAACCGTGTCTAATGCACACAAGGCACTTAGTATTTGTTCGATGGATGAAACTACATACTCATACTGCATGCTCCTCAAACGTTATGTTGTTTAATCCTCCTTCCTCAACAAATCTGAGGGATTCTTTTCCCCATTCAAGAAATTCAAGCCCAAGTGAAAGGCCCGATCTCACACAACCAGGATTCTAAGGAACTAGGACTTTTTGGCTGATTGCAGAGCTCTGGAGTGGTCCTTTGCTTCCCTTCTAGACTCTTCTCTGCAGCTCTCCCACCCTTTCTCCCTGGGACAACCTCAACACTCATGCCTGGCATTCCATCACTGAAGGAACCTCCTGGTAAAATGCCCTGGGGTCACAGGTTCAGATTGGAATTGAgactcctctcttcccttctgacCTTGACCAGAACACCTCCCTTCTCTaggctctgttttctcatctgacCCCAGAGCTGGTACCTTTGAAGAAGTGGAAGTCCCCACTGTCCAATGACACTGCAGCAGCCTCAATGTGGGGGGGCAGCCCAGCCCACCTTTCCTGTAGTGGGAGTGGCTCTGAGACATTGCCATCTGGGGCCACCTCCCAGAAGTGGCTTCCTTGAAAAATGTATAGTCGCTGTTGTCCATCTGTTCGGAGACAAGAGAATTGAGGAGTGACCATCAGCCTCTTGCCTTCCTTCCAGGGCAGGTGCTAGAACCAGCTTCCCAGACTGAGGAGAGAGGATGTAGCGTGcacaggtggggcagagggacagcACACAGGAGGAAGCAGTGTTCTGATTG
This genomic window contains:
- the C16H17orf50 gene encoding uncharacterized protein C17orf50 homolog — its product is MDKHGVKTPLWKKEPAEPPATEAAAAADEGSEEEEEEEEEEEEQTAAPGRREQSAAEGEARGREAEGGEGRERGSVSYCPLRQESSSQQVALLRRADSGFWGWLGPLALLGGLGAPADRKRSLPEPPCVLETRRRRPRAGGCARCEILFCKKCRNLHSHPAYVAHCILEHRDLREARAPGGAGGAGGAGAGGGP